The genomic segment GGGCCGGTGTGGTGCCGCTGCGCCTCACGCCGGGCCGCCCCGAACCCGCTCCCGGGGTGAACGCGCCGGTGCCGGCGTACCTGCGGGCGGCCCGCTCGCCGTGGCACGAGCCGGCGGTGCTGCGCGGCGAGCACGTCGTCCTGGAACCGCTCGACCCCGCCCACGCCGACGAGCTGTACGCCGCGACCGCCGACCCGGAGGTGTGGCGGCACCTGGGCGGTACGCAGCCCGCCGACGCCGCCGAGATGCGCGACGTGGTCGCCACGTACCTGGACGCGCAGGAGCGCGGCGAACAGGTGTGCTGGGTGCAGCGCTGCGCCGTCACCGGCGCGGTGATCGGCACGACCTCCTACTACGAGATCGACCCGGTCCGCCGGTCGGTGGCGATCGGCTACACCTGGCTGGGCCGCCCGTGGTGGCGTACCGGCGTCAACACCGAGGCGAAGCTGCTGCTGCTGGGCCGGGCCTTCGACGACCTGGACGCGGTACGCGTCGTGTGGCACACCGACATCCGCAACGACCGCTCGCAGCGGGCGATCGAACGGCTCGGCGCGAGCCGGGAGGGCGTGCTGCGGCAGCACCGGCAGCGCGCCGACGGCTCCTGGCGGGACACCGTCCAGTACTCGATGCTCGCGCAGGAGTGGCCGAACGCACAGGTCAGCCTGCGGGAAAGGCTTCGCCCGGCGGCACCCGCGGCGTCATGATGTCCGGCGTGCTGGGGATCACCGACATCTGGACGTACGTGCTGGGCACCGTGGCGATCGTGCTGCTGCCCGGCCCGAACTCGATCTTCGTGCTGGCCACCGCCGCCCGCCGGGGCGTGGCCACCGGTTACCGGGCCGCCGCCGGGGTGTTCGTCGGCGACGCGGTGCTGATGGTGCTCTCCGCCGCCGGGGTGGCCTCGCTGCTCCAGGCGTATCCCCCGCTCTACCTGGTGATCAAGTACGCCGGCGCGGCGTACCTCGGGTATCTGGGGCTGGCCATGCTGCGCGGCGCGTGGCGGCGCTGGCGCGACCGCAACGACCCGGCCACGCCGCGCCTGATCGACGAGGTGGAGCCGGCGGACCAGCGGGAGCCGTTCCGGCGGGCGCTGGTGATCAGCCTGCTCAACCCGAAGGCGATCCTGTTCTTCGTCTCGTTCTTCATCCAGTTCGTCGACCCCGGGTACGCGTGGCCGGCGCTGTCGTTCCTGCTGCTCGGGTTGATCGCCCAGGTCGCCAGCGCGCTCTACCTGACCGTGCTGATCTTCACCGGCACGTACCTGGCGGCGCAGTTCCGGCAGCGCCGGCGGCTCGCCGCGAGCGGCACCACGGCGGTGGCGGTGCTGTTCCTCGGCTTCAGCCTCAAGCTCGCCGCCGGCTGAGCGGGTAAGGAAGGGCCCCTTCTTAACGCCTCCGGTAGAGGAGGGGCCCCTTCTTAACAACGCACACGCACGCGCTCACGTCCCGTCGCCGCCTCCGCCACCACCGCCGATGCCCGCGCCGCCGGCCGTACCCCCGAGCCCGTAACCGGGCGCGACCGGCCGGTCGGGCGGGCGGCTGACGTGTGCCGACTCGCGGATCGTGGCCGACCAGTCGGCGTGCGCGGCGGCGGCCGCGTGCCTGTCGATGGCGTGCCGCAGCCAGCCGTCCACGGTGGCCACCCAGTCCCGCTGGTCGGCCCCGGCGTGCCACACGCGGAACCGGCTGATGCTCTGGTGGGTGATCCCGGCCAGGGAGAGCCGCCGGTCCACCCAGAGCAGCACCTCCATGCCGGCCGAGTCGGTCAGCATGATCACTTCGAGTTCGGTCATCGGGCCGGCGTAGAGCGGCGCGGCCCAGAACCCGTACCACTGCTGGAACGGCAACGTCTGCTCCACCCCCGGCAGCCGTCCCTCGCGCAGCCCGGCCTGCCGGATCGCGAAGCCGAGCGTGTCCAGCGCGGCGAGCACGTGCTCCTGGGTGGGCAGCGGGTGAATCAGCACCGGCACCATCGCGCCCTGGTCCACCTCCGGGTCCACCGACACCTCGGTGCGCAGCCCGGTACG from the Micromonospora sp. WMMA1947 genome contains:
- a CDS encoding bifunctional pyridoxamine 5'-phosphate oxidase family protein/GNAT family N-acetyltransferase gives rise to the protein MYAPTERTTATRTRDRMHYDRATAHALLDEAYHCALSFTVNGEPRVLPTLHVRIGETLYLHGSTGSRPLLAARGEAGLPVCVAVTHLDGLVYARSQFHHSANYRSVVAHGTARLVEDAGEKAAVMTALVEKVAAGRSADSRPPNRRELAETAVLALPLREVSVRLRTGGVNDEPADETLPYWAGVVPLRLTPGRPEPAPGVNAPVPAYLRAARSPWHEPAVLRGEHVVLEPLDPAHADELYAATADPEVWRHLGGTQPADAAEMRDVVATYLDAQERGEQVCWVQRCAVTGAVIGTTSYYEIDPVRRSVAIGYTWLGRPWWRTGVNTEAKLLLLGRAFDDLDAVRVVWHTDIRNDRSQRAIERLGASREGVLRQHRQRADGSWRDTVQYSMLAQEWPNAQVSLRERLRPAAPAAS
- a CDS encoding sporulation protein yields the protein MRLTGVSRDSAWTGLSVSTTVPNPSTRPGLRLPGRVTLAAGGSDVPVRHIRLGLVTQVEPEDPEAPRRLVQFRTWTIAGRFVVPAGRRRAVDFAVPLPWESPVTTYGGVPLLSLRTGLRTEVSVDPEVDQGAMVPVLIHPLPTQEHVLAALDTLGFAIRQAGLREGRLPGVEQTLPFQQWYGFWAAPLYAGPMTELEVIMLTDSAGMEVLLWVDRRLSLAGITHQSISRFRVWHAGADQRDWVATVDGWLRHAIDRHAAAAAHADWSATIRESAHVSRPPDRPVAPGYGLGGTAGGAGIGGGGGGGDGT
- the leuE gene encoding leucine efflux protein LeuE encodes the protein MMSGVLGITDIWTYVLGTVAIVLLPGPNSIFVLATAARRGVATGYRAAAGVFVGDAVLMVLSAAGVASLLQAYPPLYLVIKYAGAAYLGYLGLAMLRGAWRRWRDRNDPATPRLIDEVEPADQREPFRRALVISLLNPKAILFFVSFFIQFVDPGYAWPALSFLLLGLIAQVASALYLTVLIFTGTYLAAQFRQRRRLAASGTTAVAVLFLGFSLKLAAG